actctctttttttgtatttaaatacCATAGCCTAACCTGCATAAGAGCCTGTGACCTGCTTTTTAGAGAGAAACCTGGAAAACAGCCActcattgttttgcattttatattccaCTAAGGTTCCATTTATGAGATTTTGCGATGTCTTTCAGATGGCTGGATAATTGTGCTTGGAGTcgaattttcaaattaaattgcCTCATGTCTAGGTGGAATAAGGTAGTAGGAAGAGGTGCAAAGATTTAGAATTAAGAGTCTCTCCTCTGTCCTCTGGTTCCACTTGTATTTTCTAATTATGACTTACCAGAGAACCCTgcattaaagacatttttaaacaaacaaaaactgcaaaCCTTTACAAGAGGGAATTCTAAAAGATATACTTCAGGCAAAGAACACATGTCCCACTTGGAAGATCTGAGATGAAAAACGTATACTTTTTAGGCTGTAGGTTGGTCTGTTACAACAAAGATTACCAAAAATATGGTGGTTTAACCCAGATACAGGTTTATTTCTGTTTCAGGTTCAAGTCATGGTTGGTGGCCCAGACAGTGTCAGGAACACAGCTCTTCTGTATTGTTACTCTTCCATCTTCAGGTCACATTTCTGTCTTGTGATCCAAGAAAGCTGCCTGAGATCCTATTATCATATCCACTTTGCAAGCACCAGCAAGTGgtctaaatggaaagaaaagcaaatgactTCCCATTATAGCCTACCAAAATGAAGCTTAGACTCTCTAGGGTTAAGAGAGTTTGTTACAATAGATGTAATACATCATACCCTGATTTTCTCTAGGACAATTTACCAGAGTTTAAGCCCTAGACTGGGAATCAAGCTGATTAGAATGTGTAATCCCTCCTGCAATAAAAACAGCTCATACCAGTCCTCCCTAATTCATCTACTTGCAACGGCCAAGTTAAAGGCCTGATACTAAGCCTCTCAGACAGAGTACTAGTTATTATGAGTAAAATttactaagaaaagaaaaactagaaaaaccaACTATTAACTCTACCCCTCCTACCAATatgaaatcccaaaataaatctTATCTCCCGAGCATCTTACATCAAAGTAGCAATGACTTGACTTCTTCCATGACTAAACAAAATGTGTTACCTTCTAGGAACAAAAATAATTAGGCCAGATCTCAGGGCAACATCAACAAACAGGTTGCAATATATCAATTGTAGCAGTCATCTTTTAAGTTTTCACCCAGTTCCTATTAACAGAAATAGAAGATCTAATTGACACCACTCCACATGCCCTATTTCCAAAAGAGAAACCCATTTTTAAGTGTCCATAACTGCTACTATACTTATTGCTTGATTTATTATAGCTATGTTTACCAACACCGGGATCTAGCACATTTTGTAGTTATTGGATGCTAATAATTATATGGTTACTTTTGggttttttaatgaatatttataaaacaaacatatacGCAGTACTTGGTCTTATTCCTTCTTTATCCAAAGCATGAATATAAATAAGTTGAAAATACAAAgagatatcttttaaaataaatttcctagACACATATAGATTTCTTCcttgaaaatagaaattatattttattattcctaGAGCCTATTACCATAACTTCTCCacttatgtttgttttaaataaataagtaataccCATATTGCAATAAATGCTGTTTTCTTACACTGCGACCTTCTCAGCTGCTTTGAAGAGACCCTATTGGTAAACAGGAGCCAATGATCTGGGGATCCCAGCACTAACTTAGAGGTTTTGAAGAAACTCTAAACCTAAAACCAACCAAAGGGTGGGACTTTACAATTCCAGACAGTGTTGCATGGCCTACCATTGGGCAAAGGCGAGAAAGATGACACATTCAGAGCTATCATCTATTTCTCCTATCCCCAAGTCCTACTGACACAAGGAGTAGAGAAATGTTGAAAtcaagagcaaaagaaaaaatggcaaaaatattcacaaatccaGATATCCAGGTACATCCCAATAAGCCAAGTATCTGTGGGTGTTCTTTAGCATGGCACTAGTAAGACTAGAAGGAATACTCACTGCAAAATGGTCTGTATTCATGTAATCTACACCAGTCACAGGCTCCTGGCTGTGGTCTGCAGAAGAAGCCTCCGAAGGAAACAATGAGATTATGTTCAGATCAATCCTTTTGTGTAAACACTCTGAGCACTCGCTGGCGGATCTGCTGAGTCTTCACTCCATAGACAAGAGGATTGAGCGCAGGTGGCATGAGGAGATACAGTGTGGCCAGAAGAACGTGGACGTGATGGGGTACATGATGACTAAAGCGGTGAGTGAGGAAGGAGAAAATTCCAGGGACATAGAAGACCAGGATGACACAAACATGAGAGCCACATGTGCTAAAGGCCTTAAGTCGGGCCTCACTCCCTGGTACCTTCAGCACTGCCTGGAGGATGTGGGCATAGGAAACACCAATGGCCAGGACATCCAGCCCAACCACAAGCAAGGCCACAGTCAGCCCATAAGCTCGATTGACTGTGGTTTCTGAGCAGGCAAGTTTCACAACAGCCATATGTTCACAATAGGCATGGCCTATGATGGTGGCTTGGCAGAAGATAAGTTTTCCCAACAAAATGGGGAAGGGGATGAGGAGTAGTAATCCCCTCACCAGCACCACCATTCCGATGCGCCCTATGACCCCTGGATGCAGGATCGTGGAATGGTGCAAGGGGTGACAAATGGCTACATAGCGATCCAGAGCCATGGCCACAGGTACCCCTGACTCCATGGAGGAGAATGCATGGGTGAAGAACATCTGGATCAGGCAGACGATGTACCCAATCTCGTGGGCATGAACCAGGAGCACTGCAAGGGCTTTGGGTGCAGTGGAGGAGGCCAGAACCAGGTCGATGGCAGCTAGCATGGACAGGAAGAGGTACATAGGTTGGTGCAAGGATGGGTCCATCCAGATGATGAAGAGAATGGTAACATTGCCCACTAGAGCAAGGAGGTAAAGGATGCCCAGGGGCAGTGCGATCCAGTGCTGGCTTTCCTCTAAACCTGGAATCCCTACCAGGAAAAAAGAAGGCTGGGGTAGCCTCCAGCTGGAATTGCTAAGGAGCATTATCAATGGcttggagaggaaagagaaaaaagaaaccaaagtcATGATTTCTGCATTCCTGCTACATTATCACATTGTCCAAATGGGGCAACCATCATCATGAGAAGAATAAAGTGACTTCAACTGCAAACGAAGGGAATAAAGTTAGCTACAGGGAAGAAAATCTCCTTTGGTGGAGATAATTCTTTTACAAGTGAGACATCCACATGTCTGAATTAATACAAGCTTAGTTTCGTTTAGAGATAAGAGTAAACATAAGCTGCTTTTGGAGAGATGCTTAAACTCTACTATTCAGTTGCTTATATTTTGGAACTGTCAACTTCAAAGAGTTATTTTTATTAGCCTCTCGGTATGACTGACCACTGTAAATCAATCTGTTGTTTTTGAAATTAGTCTTCCTCAGTTTCCATGACATGGCACTCCAGAGTTGTTCCCCCTGTAGCCTTGGTCCCACCATTTTCTCTATCTCATTATGTCATTGATTCCAGGGATCCATCCCCTCCTGTATTCCCTATTCTGTGCATTATCTCTTAATTGACTTCATTTATTCCCATGGTTTTAACtgtttatatacttttatttcttccaaattTATGTCTGTTTACCCAAATATCCTTCTGAAATATAAAtccatttttccatttgctttatgAATATCTATACACCACATCCTCAACATATTCAACATTGGATTAATTCACCTATTTTTCCCAA
This genomic window from Pan troglodytes isolate AG18354 chromosome 9, NHGRI_mPanTro3-v2.0_pri, whole genome shotgun sequence contains:
- the OR52L1 gene encoding olfactory receptor 52L1 — its product is MTLVSFFSFLSKPLIMLLSNSSWRLPQPSFFLVGIPGLEESQHWIALPLGILYLLALVGNVTILFIIWMDPSLHQPMYLFLSMLAAIDLVLASSTAPKALAVLLVHAHEIGYIVCLIQMFFTHAFSSMESGVPVAMALDRYVAICHPLHHSTILHPGVIGRIGMVVLVRGLLLLIPFPILLGKLIFCQATIIGHAYCEHMAVVKLACSETTVNRAYGLTVALLVVGLDVLAIGVSYAHILQAVLKVPGSEARLKAFSTCGSHVCVILVFYVPGIFSFLTHRFSHHVPHHVHVLLATLYLLMPPALNPLVYGVKTQQIRQRVLRVFTQKD